One Spinacia oleracea cultivar Varoflay chromosome 4, BTI_SOV_V1, whole genome shotgun sequence DNA segment encodes these proteins:
- the LOC110805238 gene encoding syntaxin-81-like, whose protein sequence is MAKIRDRTEDFKDAVRRETVSLEYNESKVAAVMASFIIHKPRERTPFMKSSLKTLESIGELGQYLMKHKRDYVDMHRTTEHERDSIEQEVTSFVKLCQKQIEVLKASISDEEANSKSWLGTRTDGSNADTIAHKHGVVLILSEKLHSVTSEFDRLRAVRFQDALNRTMPRRKRSRISDQNAIDNLKSKLPEVKEHDEVEPSPQRVQEQLLDDDTRALQVELSNLLDAAQETETKMVEMSALNHLLATHVLQQVQQIEYLYDQAVEATKNVVLGNKELTQAIQRNSSSRIFNVLFVVVLIFAVLFLDWYN, encoded by the exons ATGGCCAAAATTAGGGATAGAACTGAGGATTTCAAGGATGCTGTTCGCCGTGAAACTGTTTCTTTGGAGTATAATGAg TCTAAAGTGGCTGCTGTAATGGCATCATTTATCATTCACAAGCCTCGCGAAAGGACTCCTTTCATGAAATCTTCTTTGAAAACA CTTGAGAGCATTGGGGAATTGGGACAGTATTTGATGAAACATAAGCGTGATTATGTTGATATGCATCGGACAACCGAACATGAGAGAGATAGCATTGAGCAAGAA GTTACTTCTTTTGTTAAATTGTGTCAAAAGCAGATAGAGGTTCTAAAAGCTAGTATAAGTGACGAAGAAGCAAATTCAAAGAGCTGGCTTGGTACGAGGACAGATGGTTCTAATGCTGATACAATTGCCCATAAACATGGAGTG GTTTTGATATTGAGCGAAAAGCTTCATTCAGTTACATCAGAATTTGATCGGCTAAGAGCTGTACGGTTCCAAGATGCTTTGAATAGAACAATGCCCAGAAGAAAACGTAGCCGTATCTCCGACCAAAATGCAATAGAtaatttgaaatcaaagcttccAGAGGTTAAGGAACATGATGAAGTAGAACCCAGTCCCCAAAGAGTCCAAGAACAGCTTTTGGATGATGATACTCGTGCACTTCAG GTGGAGCTGAGTAATCTCCTTGATGCTGCTCAAGAAACTGAAACAAAAATGGTGGAGATGTCTGCACTGAATCACCTCTTGGCTACACATGTTCTCCAGCAAGTCCAACAGATTGAATATTTGTACGATCAG GCAGTTGAAGCAACCAAAAATGTGGTGCTTGGCAACAAGGAGCTGACGCAGGCCATACAACGAAATAGCAGTAGCAGAATATTTAATGTCTTGTTTGTGGTTGTACTTATTTTTGCGgtcctttttcttgactggtatAATTAA